The Anaeromicrobium sediminis genome has a window encoding:
- a CDS encoding spore germination protein: MDKDKVLSLSLKENIEIFDKGFNKDVTIKYRKFKYRNEIDCCLIYAGDMIDGETIYETILRPMQSDRKFPEADLIPYLIQNVIISHDVNVKNKVNDMIGDILYGFVVFLIDGENEGIVMPAQGWEERSISEPISEQVVRGPRESFNEAIMTNVGLLRRKIKSPNLRFKFREIGKETRTRVCISYLENVAEIKIVKEIEKRLDTIDIDGILEGGYIEELIRDEPLSPFATIGGSERPDTIAGKLLEGRVAIFVDGAPYVLTMPYVFIEYFQTNEDYYNGYMYSSFNRMLRLLGFFLSTSVPAIYVALVTFHQEMVPTPLILSISAARDGVPFPTIVEALLLLLAFELLREGGIRLPAPIGSTISFVGAIILGQAAVDAKFVSAPIVIITALTGITNFLLPNMIGPLNVVRLTFLILASFLGLYGYIFGVMGLIIHLVSMKSFGIPYMLDIGELKFQEVKDTAIRAPWWYMTLRPTLIGKKNRVRQRKKSHKKR; this comes from the coding sequence ATGGATAAAGATAAAGTGTTATCATTGTCATTAAAAGAGAATATAGAAATATTTGACAAGGGTTTTAATAAGGACGTTACTATAAAATATAGAAAATTTAAATATAGAAATGAAATAGACTGTTGTCTAATATATGCAGGAGACATGATTGATGGAGAAACCATATATGAAACCATATTAAGACCTATGCAATCGGATAGGAAATTTCCAGAAGCTGATTTGATTCCATATTTAATACAAAATGTAATAATTAGCCATGATGTTAATGTTAAAAATAAAGTAAATGATATGATTGGAGATATACTTTATGGCTTTGTGGTATTTTTAATAGATGGAGAAAATGAAGGTATAGTAATGCCAGCTCAAGGTTGGGAGGAAAGAAGCATAAGTGAGCCCATATCAGAGCAGGTAGTAAGAGGTCCTAGAGAGTCATTTAATGAAGCTATAATGACAAATGTAGGACTCCTTAGGAGAAAAATTAAAAGTCCAAATTTGAGATTTAAATTTAGAGAAATTGGCAAAGAAACTAGAACTAGGGTGTGTATCAGTTATCTAGAAAATGTAGCAGAAATTAAGATTGTAAAAGAAATAGAAAAGAGATTAGATACCATAGATATAGATGGAATACTAGAAGGCGGTTATATAGAAGAATTAATAAGAGACGAACCCCTATCTCCCTTTGCTACTATAGGTGGAAGTGAAAGGCCTGACACCATAGCAGGCAAATTATTAGAAGGGAGAGTCGCCATATTTGTGGATGGTGCCCCCTATGTGCTTACTATGCCCTATGTGTTTATAGAATATTTTCAAACTAATGAAGATTATTATAATGGGTATATGTATTCATCTTTTAATAGGATGTTAAGGCTTTTAGGTTTTTTCCTATCTACCAGTGTACCAGCAATTTATGTGGCCTTAGTAACCTTTCATCAGGAGATGGTTCCAACTCCTTTGATACTTAGTATATCAGCAGCTAGGGATGGTGTTCCTTTCCCTACTATTGTGGAGGCCCTACTTCTCTTGTTAGCCTTTGAATTATTAAGAGAGGGTGGAATTAGATTACCTGCTCCTATTGGTTCTACAATAAGTTTTGTTGGAGCTATTATATTAGGACAGGCCGCAGTAGATGCAAAGTTTGTTAGTGCCCCAATTGTAATAATAACGGCCCTAACGGGAATAACAAATTTTTTATTACCTAACATGATAGGCCCCCTTAATGTGGTAAGATTAACATTTTTAATATTGGCCTCTTTCTTAGGTCTATATGGATACATCTTTGGAGTTATGGGACTCATAATACATTTAGTGTCTATGAAGTCCTTTGGAATACCTTATATGCTAGATATTGGAGAATTAAAGTTCCAAGAAGTAAAAGATACGGCCATAAGAGCACCTTGGTGGTATATGACCTTAAGGCCAACCTTGATAGGTAAGAAAAATAGAGTTAGGCAAAGAAAAAAATCACATAAAAAAAGGTGA
- a CDS encoding Ger(x)C family spore germination protein, with the protein MKKILIILIISTLLTGCWNYIEVDDLSIITGIGLDYDGDSDEIILITEVAKPVRQQGGTIIRSQIIKSRGKNMTDAIRNLVKITGREIFWGHAKMAILGPKLIKNKEKFMSCIDYMKRSSNFRDNIWLVVAEESSPLDILSSEKILQNILSFQIEDTFKNEKEISKYLGVELYEFVDKLATKGISPLLPLITVKEGNKGKEIRVWGMAIFKGMKYVGNIGGEDTKYLLFLLNKLEGGALNVDLKEKNQKATLEINGSKTELKPNYEDESLSMDIHIETKVDIANINKEIPINDEEIQNKIKNRAQEIIVANCEKVIDLFQNEYKNDNLGFSYEYKKEYPKEWKKLENNWNEVFSNIEVKVTSEVIIEGTALRSGPIKVVR; encoded by the coding sequence ATGAAAAAAATACTTATAATACTTATAATTTCCACCCTATTAACAGGGTGTTGGAACTATATTGAAGTTGATGATTTGTCTATTATAACGGGGATAGGTCTAGATTATGATGGGGATAGTGATGAGATTATACTAATAACTGAAGTTGCCAAGCCTGTTAGACAACAAGGCGGAACTATTATTCGGTCACAAATTATAAAGTCCAGAGGAAAGAATATGACTGATGCCATAAGAAATCTAGTTAAAATCACTGGTAGAGAGATCTTTTGGGGACATGCTAAAATGGCCATATTGGGGCCCAAATTAATAAAGAATAAGGAAAAGTTCATGTCCTGTATAGATTACATGAAGCGAAGTAGTAATTTTAGGGACAACATATGGTTAGTGGTAGCTGAGGAAAGTAGCCCATTAGACATATTATCTAGTGAAAAGATTCTTCAAAATATATTGAGCTTTCAAATAGAGGATACATTCAAAAATGAAAAAGAAATATCTAAGTACCTGGGAGTTGAATTATACGAATTTGTAGATAAATTGGCAACAAAGGGCATATCACCTCTCCTCCCCTTGATTACAGTGAAAGAGGGAAACAAAGGAAAAGAAATAAGAGTATGGGGAATGGCCATATTTAAAGGCATGAAATATGTTGGGAACATAGGGGGAGAAGATACTAAATATCTCTTGTTTTTATTAAATAAATTAGAGGGTGGAGCCTTAAATGTAGATTTGAAAGAAAAAAATCAAAAAGCTACCTTAGAGATAAACGGTAGTAAAACAGAGTTAAAGCCCAATTACGAAGATGAGAGCTTATCTATGGATATCCACATTGAGACAAAAGTAGATATAGCAAACATAAACAAGGAAATACCTATAAATGATGAAGAAATTCAAAACAAAATAAAAAATAGGGCTCAAGAAATAATTGTGGCTAATTGTGAAAAAGTAATTGATTTATTTCAAAATGAGTACAAAAATGATAATCTAGGATTTTCATATGAATATAAGAAGGAGTACCCTAAAGAGTGGAAAAAACTAGAAAATAATTGGAATGAAGTATTTAGCAATATAGAGGTAAAAGTAACCTCAGAGGTAATTATTGAGGGGACTGCACTAAGGTCCGGACCAATCAAGGTGGTGAGATAG